One window of Paenibacillus albicereus genomic DNA carries:
- a CDS encoding ABC transporter permease, whose product MADLMKLEWRKLKRLNIIGEYVVYLAVLLFLPMLFARSVSADFGRDYGAITELIVAMHLAYVLFGASLINQVVIDEFRNRTIALSYGYPIPRRRLFLAKTLLISLLVFAGTLLSFVLVGLSTLALDAGFGFIDEALTAQATAGYVARAVVYSAAVAVISHVPLFLFGVWKRATIPAVLIAIFLAQFQNFAPLLGIALDRDLTTAALCLLGLLSAIAAVATIDRFGDA is encoded by the coding sequence TTGGCTGACTTGATGAAGCTCGAATGGAGGAAGCTCAAGCGGCTGAACATCATCGGCGAGTACGTCGTCTATCTGGCGGTGCTGCTGTTCCTGCCGATGCTGTTCGCCCGGTCGGTCAGCGCGGACTTCGGCCGGGACTACGGCGCGATCACGGAGCTGATCGTCGCGATGCACCTGGCGTACGTGCTGTTCGGAGCGTCGCTCATCAACCAGGTCGTCATCGACGAGTTCCGCAACCGGACGATCGCCTTGTCCTACGGTTACCCGATCCCCCGCCGCCGGCTGTTCCTGGCCAAGACGCTGCTCATCTCGCTGCTCGTGTTCGCCGGCACGCTGCTGTCGTTCGTGCTGGTCGGCCTCTCGACGCTCGCGCTCGACGCCGGCTTCGGCTTCATCGACGAGGCGCTCACCGCCCAGGCCACGGCCGGCTATGTGGCGAGGGCCGTCGTCTACTCCGCCGCCGTCGCCGTCATCAGCCACGTCCCGCTGTTCCTGTTCGGCGTCTGGAAAAGAGCGACGATTCCCGCCGTGCTCATCGCCATCTTCCTGGCGCAGTTCCAGAACTTCGCCCCGCTCCTCGGCATCGCCCTCGATCGCGATCTGACGACAGCCGCGCTATGCCTGCTCGGCTTGCTGAGCGCCATCGCGGCGGTCGCCACGATCGACCGTTTCGGCGATGCCTGA
- a CDS encoding sensor histidine kinase: MTAVALGFACAALAAACAYLYASRRRERRDADEIGCKLEAILRSGSAEKALLRTERAELRRLLLQINRLLDRGQRTAADFSRAKESSRKMISNMSHDLKTPLAVLLGYAEKLQRGEELDAPERERTVSALHAKILSLIDLMNRFFDLAKMDSDDYAMPKAKLALNEICRRNVLEFYELLESGGFEVELDLPDEPLHMLGNEEALGRILRNLISNAIRYGGEGKKLGLTLRDGGETVEIEVWDRGRGIDEIHHDRVFERLYTLDDSRNPRFQGSGLGLSITKRLTEAMGGSISLRSVPYERTSFVVSFPKLSF, translated from the coding sequence GTGACGGCGGTCGCGCTCGGCTTCGCCTGCGCGGCGCTGGCCGCGGCATGCGCCTATCTGTACGCATCGCGCCGGCGGGAGCGCCGCGATGCGGACGAGATCGGCTGCAAGCTGGAGGCGATCCTGAGGAGCGGCAGCGCCGAAAAAGCGCTGCTGCGCACCGAGCGCGCCGAGCTGCGCCGGCTGCTGCTGCAGATCAACCGCTTGCTGGACCGCGGCCAGCGGACGGCGGCGGACTTTTCGCGCGCCAAGGAAAGCTCCCGCAAGATGATCTCCAACATGTCGCACGACCTGAAGACGCCGCTGGCGGTGCTGCTCGGCTATGCGGAGAAGCTTCAGCGAGGGGAGGAGCTGGACGCCCCCGAGCGGGAGCGGACGGTGTCGGCCCTGCACGCGAAAATCCTCTCCCTCATCGACCTGATGAACCGCTTTTTTGACCTTGCCAAGATGGATTCCGACGATTACGCGATGCCGAAGGCCAAGCTGGCGCTGAACGAAATCTGCCGGCGGAACGTGCTGGAGTTCTACGAGTTGCTCGAGTCCGGCGGGTTCGAGGTGGAGCTCGACCTTCCGGACGAGCCTCTCCATATGCTGGGCAACGAGGAGGCGCTGGGGCGCATCCTCCGCAACCTCATCTCCAACGCGATCCGCTACGGCGGCGAGGGCAAGAAGCTCGGCCTGACGCTCCGCGACGGGGGCGAGACGGTGGAAATCGAAGTGTGGGACCGTGGACGGGGCATCGACGAAATCCACCACGACCGCGTGTTCGAGCGGCTGTACACGCTGGACGATTCCCGGAATCCCCGCTTCCAGGGCAGCGGGCTCGGACTCAGCATCACCAAGCGGCTGACCGAGGCGATGGGCGGCTCCATCTCGCTGCGCAGCGTTCCCTATGAACGGACCTCGTTCGTCGTCTCGTTTCCGAAGCTGAGCTTCTGA
- a CDS encoding carboxylesterase/lipase family protein, translated as MDSLLIRSRSGTLQGIRQQGARAWKGIPFAQPPVGERRFRRPLPPLPWEGVRDASQPGPLAPQPVDPSGGSFGLVRTAIPQSEDCLYLNVWAPEQPSAEPLPVMVWIHGGSFVTGGGGLPIYDGASLARRGGLIVVSISYRLGALGFLHLGPYADASDSDGYVSNAGLLDQIAALEWVQGNIGAFGGDPSRVTVFGESAGAMSIAALLAMPAAKGLFARAILQSGASQALPDKQGRVLAQAYLNMLGAESPDQLAGLTAEELQQAADRLKRAAGESTIMLFQPVVDGRTLPAPPLEAVAAGSAAGVDVVVGINRHEGALFVRPGMKLLSDEQNARAYVAVTGAPEAAGWVLDYPRTTEGQQQAMTDLFFLRSALQLAEAQLGYGRVWFYRYDFVSPGHPVLQAAFHAAEIPFVLGNLELLREHGWTIDERMERVSAAAMDAWLAFARSGSPATAELDWPAYDTERRAVMLLDADSRVELDPEPDKRARLTGRG; from the coding sequence ATGGACTCCCTGCTTATCCGCTCCCGCAGCGGCACGCTTCAAGGCATCCGGCAGCAAGGCGCGCGCGCCTGGAAAGGCATCCCGTTCGCCCAACCGCCCGTCGGCGAGCGGCGCTTCCGCCGTCCGCTCCCGCCGCTGCCCTGGGAAGGCGTGCGCGACGCCTCGCAGCCGGGGCCGCTCGCTCCGCAGCCGGTCGATCCGTCCGGCGGCTCGTTCGGCCTCGTGCGTACAGCCATCCCGCAGTCGGAGGACTGCCTCTACCTGAACGTCTGGGCGCCGGAGCAGCCTTCCGCGGAGCCTCTTCCCGTCATGGTGTGGATTCATGGCGGCTCGTTCGTCACCGGCGGCGGCGGGCTGCCGATCTACGACGGCGCGAGCCTGGCCCGCCGCGGCGGGCTGATCGTGGTCAGCATCAGCTATCGGCTCGGCGCGCTCGGATTCCTTCATCTGGGCCCGTACGCGGACGCGTCCGACTCCGACGGCTACGTCAGCAATGCCGGCCTGCTCGACCAGATCGCCGCGCTGGAGTGGGTGCAGGGCAACATCGGCGCGTTCGGCGGCGATCCGTCCCGCGTCACCGTGTTCGGCGAGTCCGCCGGCGCGATGAGCATCGCCGCACTGCTGGCGATGCCCGCCGCCAAAGGGCTGTTCGCCCGCGCCATCCTGCAGAGCGGCGCTTCCCAGGCGCTGCCGGACAAGCAGGGCCGCGTGCTGGCCCAGGCGTACTTGAACATGCTGGGCGCCGAATCGCCGGATCAGCTCGCCGGCCTGACGGCGGAAGAGCTGCAGCAGGCGGCCGACCGGCTCAAGCGCGCGGCGGGCGAGAGCACGATCATGCTGTTCCAGCCGGTCGTCGACGGCAGGACGCTGCCGGCCCCGCCGCTGGAGGCGGTCGCGGCCGGCTCGGCGGCCGGCGTCGACGTCGTCGTCGGCATCAACCGGCACGAAGGCGCGCTGTTCGTGCGGCCGGGCATGAAGCTGCTCTCGGACGAGCAGAACGCCCGCGCCTACGTCGCCGTCACCGGCGCGCCGGAGGCGGCCGGCTGGGTGCTCGACTATCCGCGCACGACGGAGGGCCAGCAGCAGGCGATGACCGACCTGTTCTTCCTCCGCTCGGCGCTTCAGCTGGCGGAAGCCCAGCTCGGCTACGGGCGCGTCTGGTTCTACCGCTACGACTTCGTCTCGCCGGGCCATCCCGTGCTGCAGGCGGCGTTCCATGCGGCGGAAATTCCCTTCGTGCTCGGCAACCTGGAGCTGCTGCGCGAGCACGGCTGGACAATCGACGAGCGCATGGAGCGCGTGTCGGCGGCCGCCATGGACGCCTGGCTCGCCTTTGCCCGCAGCGGCAGCCCCGCGACGGCGGAGCTGGACTGGCCGGCGTATGACACCGAGCGCCGCGCCGTCATGCTGCTCGACGCCGACAGCCGCGTCGAGCTCGATCCGGAGCCGGACAAGCGGGCGCGGCTGACGGGACGGGGCTGA
- a CDS encoding response regulator transcription factor: MSMRILLVEDDVEISALVTEHLEREGCEVQAALDGEEALAELASREFDLVLLDLMLPKRSGMEVLRLLRETSLVPVLILSAKGSDLDKALGLGLGADDYLSKPFSMIELTARVQAAIRRATRYAGAPAAAPAPAPRSLRHGELELDLDTYSVRARGQEAQLTAKEFQLLKLFLTYPSRVFTKEQIYQSIWEEDYYGNENVINVHIRRLREKIEADPSSPIFIRTVWGIGYKLGERP, translated from the coding sequence ATGTCGATGCGGATTCTGCTCGTCGAGGATGACGTGGAGATCAGCGCTCTGGTCACGGAGCATCTGGAGCGGGAAGGCTGCGAGGTGCAGGCCGCGCTGGACGGGGAGGAGGCGCTCGCCGAGCTGGCGAGCCGCGAGTTCGATCTCGTGCTGCTCGATCTGATGCTGCCGAAGCGGAGCGGCATGGAGGTGCTGCGGCTGCTGCGGGAGACGAGCCTCGTGCCGGTGCTGATCCTGTCGGCCAAAGGCAGCGATCTCGACAAGGCGCTCGGCCTCGGCCTCGGCGCCGACGATTACTTGAGCAAGCCGTTCTCCATGATCGAGCTGACCGCGAGGGTGCAGGCCGCGATCCGCCGGGCGACCCGCTATGCCGGCGCGCCGGCGGCCGCTCCCGCGCCCGCGCCGAGGTCGCTCCGTCATGGAGAGCTGGAGCTCGATCTGGACACCTATTCGGTCCGAGCGCGGGGGCAGGAGGCGCAGCTGACGGCCAAGGAGTTCCAGCTGCTGAAGCTGTTCCTGACCTATCCGAGCCGCGTGTTCACCAAAGAGCAGATCTACCAGTCCATCTGGGAAGAGGACTACTACGGCAACGAGAACGTCATCAACGTCCATATAAGGCGCCTCCGCGAGAAGATCGAAGCCGATCCGTCCAGCCCGATCTTCATCCGCACGGTGTGGGGCATCGGCTACAAGCTGGGAGAGAGGCCGTGA
- a CDS encoding ATP-binding cassette domain-containing protein gives MKDIVHTTGLSRTVKGRKLVEGVELRIRQGEVYGLLGQNGAGKTTIMKMLAGHVAPTAGEISLFGQRLTPSSKSALSRVGSIIEYPVFFEHMSAIANLRLHAEYLGYYDEQAIAQAMELVRLKDVGARPVKEFSLGMKQRLGIARAVIAKPELIILDEPTNGLDPVGIKDMRDLVRMLNQEYGITFLVSSHILSEIEQVAHRIGVVAEGRLTTEMSLEDVAKQRTDYIEIATPQAERAAYLLEHELGIASLKLLDGGKLRVYDLSRSQSEISRMLVLHDVEIEGIQKHAGTLEDYFYHQITGGDRVG, from the coding sequence ATGAAAGACATCGTCCATACGACAGGCTTGAGCCGGACGGTCAAGGGCAGGAAGCTGGTCGAGGGCGTGGAGCTGCGCATCCGCCAAGGCGAGGTGTACGGCCTGCTCGGGCAGAACGGCGCCGGCAAGACGACGATCATGAAGATGCTGGCGGGGCATGTCGCTCCGACCGCAGGCGAAATCTCGCTGTTCGGCCAGCGGCTGACGCCAAGCTCCAAGTCGGCGCTGAGCCGCGTCGGCAGCATCATCGAATACCCGGTCTTTTTCGAGCATATGAGCGCGATCGCCAACCTGCGGCTGCATGCCGAATATCTCGGGTACTATGACGAGCAGGCGATCGCGCAGGCGATGGAGCTCGTGCGGCTGAAGGACGTCGGGGCGAGGCCGGTGAAGGAGTTCTCGCTCGGCATGAAGCAGCGCCTGGGCATCGCCCGCGCGGTCATCGCGAAGCCGGAGCTGATCATCCTCGACGAGCCGACGAACGGCCTCGACCCGGTCGGCATCAAGGACATGCGCGATCTGGTGCGGATGCTCAACCAGGAGTACGGCATCACCTTCCTCGTGTCCAGCCACATCCTGAGCGAGATCGAGCAGGTCGCGCACCGGATCGGCGTCGTCGCGGAGGGACGGCTGACGACGGAGATGAGCCTGGAGGACGTCGCCAAGCAGCGGACCGATTATATCGAGATCGCGACGCCGCAGGCGGAGCGGGCCGCCTATCTGCTGGAGCATGAGCTCGGCATCGCGAGCCTGAAGCTGCTGGACGGGGGCAAGCTGCGCGTCTACGACCTGAGCCGCTCCCAGAGCGAGATCTCGCGGATGCTCGTCCTGCATGACGTCGAGATCGAGGGCATCCAGAAGCATGCCGGCACGCTGGAAGACTACTTCTATCATCAGATCACGGGAGGCGATCGCGTTGGCTGA
- a CDS encoding OmpA/MotB family protein gives MRRRRNRRGVPGAEPENHERWLITYSDLITLLLIFFVVLYAMSQLDVKKYEVLAQSLQLQFAKSDSVIEGGKGLTGELLASGSTPVPTVGAKPRASETPQQQLKRLQEQELQNLLQIIQTYIREHKLQDKVTVVDTPKGIAIRLNDLFLFDLGHAKLKPEATPVLERLSTLFRSLGNTVSVEGHTDNLPIAPGGQYGDNWELSAARSLSVLHYFIEKSKLDPNKFEIAGYADTRPVTSNATEAGRSKNRRVEITVLRTSTDAGGS, from the coding sequence ATGCGGCGCAGGCGTAACCGCAGGGGCGTCCCGGGCGCGGAGCCCGAAAATCACGAGCGCTGGCTCATCACCTACTCCGACCTGATTACGCTGCTGCTCATCTTTTTCGTCGTGCTGTACGCGATGAGCCAGCTGGACGTGAAGAAGTACGAGGTGCTGGCGCAGTCGCTGCAGCTGCAGTTCGCCAAGTCCGACTCCGTCATCGAGGGCGGCAAAGGGCTGACGGGCGAGCTGCTGGCGAGCGGGTCGACGCCCGTGCCGACGGTCGGCGCCAAGCCCCGCGCCTCCGAGACGCCGCAGCAGCAGCTGAAGCGGCTGCAGGAGCAGGAGCTGCAGAATCTGCTCCAGATCATCCAGACGTACATCCGGGAGCACAAGCTGCAGGACAAGGTGACGGTCGTCGACACGCCCAAGGGCATCGCCATCCGGCTGAACGACCTGTTCCTGTTCGACCTCGGCCATGCGAAGCTGAAGCCGGAAGCGACGCCGGTGCTGGAACGGCTGTCGACCCTGTTCCGCTCGCTCGGCAACACGGTCAGCGTCGAGGGCCATACGGACAACCTCCCGATCGCCCCCGGCGGCCAGTACGGCGACAACTGGGAGCTGTCGGCCGCCCGTTCGCTGTCGGTGCTGCATTATTTCATCGAAAAGAGCAAGCTCGACCCGAACAAGTTCGAGATCGCCGGCTACGCCGATACGCGTCCGGTCACCTCCAACGCCACCGAGGCGGGACGGTCCAAAAACCGCCGCGTCGAGATTACCGTGCTGCGTACGAGCACGGATGCGGGCGGCAGCTGA
- a CDS encoding flagellar motor protein, which yields MDLTTVIGIIAGIAALLGGYLWEGGEAHGLVEKTAILIVFGGTFAAVAVSFPAARLRTIPAALRLAFRKDRNTDREIIERLVDMATIARRGGVLALETHAAKEDERFLRDGVLMVVDGTDPDLTREILELEIAAQERSCEQQAKIFESAGGYAPTMGIIGTVMGLINVLGDLHDPGSLGSSIAVAFSATLYGVASANVIYLPLASKIKTRSQEHVLRMEMMMEGILGLQAGDNPQLIRKKLQSFVIVDEPPRRAAKPADEKPDGKAGDNAAQA from the coding sequence ATGGACTTGACGACCGTCATCGGCATCATCGCCGGTATCGCCGCCCTGCTCGGGGGATATCTGTGGGAAGGAGGAGAAGCCCACGGCCTCGTGGAGAAGACGGCGATCCTGATCGTCTTCGGCGGCACGTTCGCGGCCGTCGCCGTGAGCTTCCCGGCTGCCCGGCTGCGCACGATCCCGGCGGCGCTGCGGCTCGCGTTCCGCAAGGACCGCAATACGGACCGGGAAATCATCGAGCGCCTCGTCGACATGGCGACGATCGCGCGCCGCGGCGGCGTGCTGGCGCTGGAGACGCATGCCGCCAAGGAGGACGAGCGCTTCCTGCGCGACGGCGTGCTCATGGTCGTGGACGGCACCGATCCCGACCTGACCCGCGAGATTCTCGAGCTCGAGATCGCGGCGCAGGAGCGGAGCTGCGAGCAGCAGGCCAAAATCTTCGAGAGCGCCGGCGGCTACGCGCCCACGATGGGCATCATCGGTACCGTCATGGGGCTCATCAACGTGCTCGGCGACCTGCATGACCCGGGCTCGCTCGGGTCCTCGATCGCGGTCGCCTTCTCGGCCACGCTGTACGGCGTCGCCTCGGCGAACGTGATCTATCTGCCTCTCGCCTCCAAGATCAAGACCCGCAGCCAGGAGCATGTCCTGCGCATGGAGATGATGATGGAAGGCATCCTCGGCCTGCAGGCCGGGGACAACCCGCAGCTGATCCGCAAAAAGCTGCAGTCGTTCGTCATCGTGGACGAGCCGCCGCGCAGGGCGGCGAAGCCGGCGGACGAAAAGCCGGACGGAAAGGCGGGGGACAATGCGGCGCAGGCGTAA